One genomic window of Caenorhabditis elegans chromosome I includes the following:
- the Y20F4.8 gene encoding DUF5641 domain-containing protein (Confirmed by transcript evidence): MTHCGPFHCVPARSFSNFTRDLVFVIPCERLVALIKNVLYKVLGKQVVTILELETLVIETEGIINSRPITPNKKDPDDAPAIRPADFISYNAQLTRPEHHKSIFEAIQGGESGKLTRQLMEKLRIIKEQLWKEFSKSYIAALRDVEHHKKATSRLKPEIGQVVLVFQKLLPRYAWPMARIVELNRKNPDGEVQSVMVKMGKRIVEKPVNLLIPLENTGIRIQVAQEEEGPDDDVAVEDVDAADEQEAGTAKNPEEDIPKEGAVTEEQDVNVDKDPEEEREDGRAHLKRAAKTRPLRIPAKFREFSFPGVSRRTALREGKKEEIDNRVRRSAFASTEMRQNVRFKY, from the coding sequence atGACACATTGCGGACCATTTCACTGCGTACCTGCGAGatctttctcaaattttacgaGAGATCTAGTTTTTGTGATACCGTGTGAAAGATTAGTTGCGCTAATCAAAAATGTCCTGTACAAAGTCCTTGGGAAACAAGTTGTTACGATTTTGGAGCTGGAAACGCTGGTAATTGAAACAGAAGGAATAATTAATTCAAGGCCAATAACACCAAACAAGAAAGATCCGGACGATGCTCCAGCGATTCGACCAGCAGATTTCATATCGTATAATGCTCAACTGACACGGCCAGAACATCACAAATCGATATTCGAAGCGATACAAGGTGGAGAAAGTGGAAAGTTGACGAGACAGTTGATGGAGAAACTCAGAATTATCAAGGAACAGCTATGGAAGGAGTTCAGCAAGTCATATATAGCAGCATTGAGAGATGTGGAGCATCATAAGAAGGCGACGTCGAGGCTGAAACCTGAAATTGGTCAAGTGGTTTTGGTATTCCAGAAATTGCTACCGCGTTATGCATGGCCAATGGCGAGGATCGTGGAGCTGAACAGGAAAAATCCAGATGGAGAGGTGCAATCTGTGATGGTAAAAATGGGAAAGAGAATTGTCGAGAAACCAGTGAATCTGCTGATTCCACTGGAGAATACGGGAATTCGAATTCAAGTTGCTCAGGAAGAGGAAGGGCCAGacgatgacgtggcagtcgaGGACGTGGATGCGGCCGATGAGCAGGAAGCGGGAACGGCTAAAAATCCAGAAGAAGATATTCCGAAGGAAGGCGCAGTGACCGAAGAACAGGATGTGAATGTTGACAAGGATCCAGAAGAGGAGCGAGAAGATGGACGTGCACACCTGAAAAGAGCTGCAAAAACAAGACCTCTCAGAATTCCAGCCAAATTCAGAGAGTTTTCTTTCCCTGGAGTGTCGCGCAGAACAGCTCTACGCGAAGGAAAGAAGGAAGAAATCGATAATCGAGTGCGgcggagcgcatttgcatcgACAGAAATGCGGCAAAACGTTAggtttaaatattaa
- the ttc-5 gene encoding Tetratricopeptide repeat protein 5 OB fold domain-containing protein (Confirmed by transcript evidence), translated as MEKYKNELEIFKRMYFKNYPTSSKDEEAAAVIQKGGEFIQEILPTIISTSRAYDTNQKALLLAEGGKMYNVLEDYNETAEKMLSKSVRMNPKNADAWHELGLCVMKRRDLEFAQSCFKIALGISKTAPILTSLAVAMRLVALEHPEPAQAEIRTKAMELIIEARRLDSAYGPANIAFATGLFYCFFSTAKVELKFLDKVIENYKKALECELSRTDPQVYINMATCLKFMEKYDEALAVLQKAVEYDPRNELETREKLASFVSYLSKFTDAIQKKGKMKAKRMQEMINELKKSSDGFRAKIIGNIGHDETIPVALVGVDAAGEVYGITIYNCLSNFGFVIGDTVTIAKPDFREIKNLTIPSDPEIHVDSVKWIRVATPTQMKKNGVPLPESVLARAVASTQTK; from the exons atggaaaaatacaaaaatgagcTGGAGATATTCAAAAGAAtgtacttcaaaaattatccaaCATCATCGAAAGACGAGGAGGCGGCGGCGGTTATTCAAAAAGGCGGGGAGTTTATCCAG GAAATCCTTCCAACCATAATCTCAACTTCCCGCGCGTATGACACAAATCAGAAGGCACTTTTACTTGCGGAAGGGGGAAAAATGTACAACGTACTGGAGGATTACAATGAAACCGCCGAGAAAATGCTCAGCAAATCTGTTAGAATGA aCCCGAAAAATGCAGACGCCTGGCACGAACTTGGCCTATGCGTTATGAAACGACGGGATTTGGAGTTTGCGCAATCCTGCTTCAag ATTGCTCTCGGAATATCAAAAACTGCTCCAATTCTGACATCCCTGGCTGTTGCAATGAGATTAGTCGCCTTGGAGCATCCCGAGCCGGCTCAGGCAGAAATtcg cacaaaagcGATGGAACTAATTATAGAAGCTCGACGCCTTGACAGTGCCTACGGGCCTGCCAACATAGCCTTCGCCACCGGCCTTTTCTACTGTTTCTTCAGCACCGCAAAAGTGGAGCTCAAGTTCTTGGACAAAGTGATAGAAAACTACAAGAAAGCGTTGGAATGCGAACTTTCTCGAACAGACCCTCAAGTTTATATTAATATGGCGACTTGTCTGAAATTCATGGAAAAGTACGACGAGGCGCTCGCTGTTCTACAGAAAGCCGTCGAGTATGATCCGAGAAATGAGCTGGAGACGAGAGAGAAGCTCGCGAGTTTTGTGAGCTATTTGTCGAAATTTACTGATGCCATCCAAAAGAAGGGAAAAATGAAGGCAAAGCGGATGCAGGAGATGATAAATGAGCTTAAGAAATCGTCAGATGGATTTAGAGccaaaattattggaaatatCGGCCACGACGAGACTATTCCGGT tgcccTTGTTGGTGTCGACGCCGCCGGCGAAGTCTACGGCATTACAATCTACAATTGCCTATCTAATTTCGGATTTGTTATCGGCGACACCGTGACGATCGCGAAACCtgattttcgagaaatcaag aatctcACAATTCCCTCCGATCCAGAAATCCACGTGGATTCGGTGAAATGGATCCGTGTAGCAACGCCGAcgcaaatgaagaaaaatggtgTTCCACTGCCGGAAAGTGTGCTCGCCAGAGCCGTAGCGTCGACTCAGACGAAATGA
- the rpb-10 gene encoding DNA-directed RNA polymerases I, II, and III subunit RPABC5 (Confirmed by transcript evidence) — translation MIIPIRCFTCGKVIGDKWETYLGFLQSEYSEGDALDALGLRRYCCRRMLLAHVDLIEKLLNYHPLEK, via the exons ATGATTATCCCAATCAGATGCTTCACATGCGGCAAAGTCATCGGCGACAAGTGGGAGACGTATCTCGGATTCTTGCAGTCGGAATACAGtgaag GAGATGCTCTCGACGCGCTCGGTCTTCGTCGCTACTGTTGCCGAAGAATGCTTCTGGCTCACGTGGATCTCATCGAGAAGCTTCTCAACTACCATCCGCTGGAAAAGTAA